In one window of Cytophagaceae bacterium ABcell3 DNA:
- a CDS encoding MotA/TolQ/ExbB proton channel family protein, with protein sequence MNSLLQITTTGSEEILGAAEAAAGSESLTLLDLIMKGGIIMIPLFILSIIAVYIIVERLLNLKKHDKDPDKFMDRIRDLVYRGDTEAALKLCRSFNTPFSRMVEKGITKIGKPLSNIEASIENVGKIEVYRLEKNLSSLATISGAAPMIGFLGTVIGMIQAFISIAQVEGTISPKLLSTGIYQAMITTVAGLAVGIIAYFGYNFLVAKVQKIIHKMEYASIEFIELLQEPK encoded by the coding sequence ATGAATTCTCTGCTTCAGATAACTACCACAGGTTCTGAAGAAATTTTGGGAGCTGCCGAAGCTGCAGCAGGTAGTGAGTCTCTTACCCTGCTTGATTTGATAATGAAGGGTGGCATTATTATGATCCCGCTCTTTATACTTTCTATCATTGCAGTATATATTATCGTTGAGCGTTTGCTTAACCTTAAAAAGCATGATAAAGACCCTGATAAGTTTATGGACCGTATTAGGGATTTGGTATATAGGGGAGATACGGAAGCGGCACTTAAGCTTTGTCGTAGCTTTAACACACCTTTTTCCCGGATGGTAGAGAAAGGAATCACTAAAATTGGAAAACCGCTTAGCAATATAGAGGCCTCTATTGAAAACGTAGGTAAAATAGAAGTTTACCGTCTGGAAAAGAACCTTTCCAGTCTAGCTACCATATCAGGAGCAGCTCCTATGATCGGCTTTCTTGGTACTGTAATAGGTATGATCCAAGCTTTTATCTCCATTGCTCAAGTAGAAGGTACTATTAGTCCAAAGCTATTGTCTACAGGTATTTACCAGGCAATGATTACTACCGTGGCAGGACTTGCTGTTGGTATTATCGCTTATTTTGGATATAACTTTTTAGTGGCCAAAGTGCAGAAGATCATCCATAAGATGGAATATGCTTCCATTGAATTTATCGAACTACTTCAGGAGCCTAAATAA
- a CDS encoding SPOR domain-containing protein produces the protein MVEKYLQELLFEHDCVVVPEFGGFLARPIGAEIHPVTHKFFPPSKKIAFNEQLKLDDGVLISAITAGEGISRADALNAIQKHVEKVFQEIEASGQYVFKDIGKVFKNVEGNLEFEPQGNINYEEDSFGLSELYIKPVNKDITPIHRNPEHAKPVIINRPAIKKENTPMPEKKEKKGLKALALMVPVLVLIGAGITFFAQKDDALLSGLFAGNNSAEEFESEGVEESLDSAIEVEEKGHEVEPLLEEVETEEEPLVSEELPEASEEEEAEEVSAPEIHTVKYYLVAGAFSNQANAVKLFEKYTSKGVDTKLIEPAKGNGLYKVTVAEFESGKAAFAEMETYKKQFGNDLWILKY, from the coding sequence ATGGTTGAAAAGTATCTACAAGAACTTTTATTTGAGCATGACTGTGTGGTTGTTCCTGAATTTGGTGGCTTTTTAGCACGTCCCATTGGAGCAGAAATTCACCCTGTTACGCATAAATTTTTTCCTCCTTCAAAAAAAATTGCCTTCAATGAGCAACTGAAGCTTGATGATGGGGTACTGATATCTGCTATTACCGCCGGGGAAGGCATTTCTAGGGCAGATGCATTGAATGCAATTCAAAAACACGTTGAGAAAGTTTTTCAAGAAATTGAAGCATCTGGTCAATATGTTTTTAAAGATATTGGTAAGGTTTTTAAAAATGTAGAAGGCAACCTGGAGTTTGAACCGCAAGGTAATATTAACTACGAAGAAGATAGTTTCGGGCTTTCTGAGTTGTACATAAAACCTGTCAATAAAGATATTACGCCAATTCATAGAAATCCAGAGCATGCAAAACCGGTAATCATTAACAGGCCGGCTATAAAAAAAGAAAATACTCCTATGCCAGAAAAGAAAGAAAAGAAAGGATTGAAGGCGCTTGCACTTATGGTACCTGTGTTGGTGCTAATAGGTGCTGGTATTACCTTTTTTGCACAAAAAGATGACGCATTGCTGAGCGGACTTTTTGCTGGAAACAATAGTGCTGAGGAATTTGAGTCTGAAGGTGTAGAGGAAAGCCTAGACTCCGCTATAGAGGTAGAAGAAAAAGGGCACGAGGTTGAACCACTTTTAGAAGAGGTAGAAACAGAGGAAGAACCGCTTGTTTCTGAGGAACTGCCTGAGGCAAGTGAAGAAGAGGAAGCTGAGGAGGTGTCAGCCCCTGAAATACATACAGTAAAGTACTATTTGGTTGCCGGAGCGTTTTCTAATCAAGCAAATGCTGTGAAACTTTTTGAAAAATATACTTCCAAAGGTGTAGATACAAAACTGATTGAGCCGGCAAAGGGCAACGGATTGTATAAAGTTACAGTCGCAGAGTTTGAAAGTGGTAAAGCTGCTTTTGCGGAAATGGAAACTTATAAAAAACAATTTGGAAACGATCTTTGGATTTTGAAATATTAA
- the trmB gene encoding tRNA (guanosine(46)-N7)-methyltransferase TrmB: MPRRKLARFEHNAKAANVIEPGKEIYNTIKGNWSKFFKNDNPIVLELGCGRGEYTTGLANRFPEKNFIGVDVKGCRIWKGSTVAIENNMHNVAFLRAQIRLIRDYFEKNEVEEIWVTFPDPKPRDRDEKNRLPGPEFLGIYKDILKEGGRVHLKTDCVPLFDFALEKLQLAGRGNTMFPFYIKSLEFTHDLYSSELLKEQHGIQTTYEKKFLGEGLKINYLRFQLFSNPDYVKKVEEPEVSALTSDD; the protein is encoded by the coding sequence ATGCCCAGAAGAAAGCTTGCTAGGTTTGAACACAATGCAAAAGCTGCTAATGTGATTGAACCGGGAAAAGAAATTTATAATACGATTAAAGGAAATTGGAGTAAGTTCTTTAAAAATGATAACCCTATAGTCCTCGAATTGGGTTGTGGCCGGGGTGAGTATACTACTGGGCTGGCCAACCGTTTTCCTGAGAAAAATTTCATAGGCGTGGACGTGAAAGGGTGCAGGATTTGGAAAGGCAGTACGGTCGCAATTGAAAACAATATGCACAATGTTGCTTTTCTGAGGGCGCAGATAAGGTTGATCAGGGATTACTTTGAGAAAAATGAAGTAGAAGAGATCTGGGTGACATTTCCTGACCCAAAACCTCGTGACCGTGATGAAAAGAACCGTTTGCCTGGACCAGAATTTTTGGGCATTTACAAAGATATATTGAAAGAAGGCGGACGGGTACATCTGAAAACAGACTGTGTGCCTCTTTTTGATTTTGCTTTGGAAAAGCTACAGCTTGCCGGCCGGGGCAATACTATGTTTCCTTTTTACATTAAAAGTCTTGAGTTTACACATGACTTATATAGCTCAGAGCTTCTAAAGGAACAGCATGGCATACAGACCACCTATGAAAAGAAATTTTTGGGGGAAGGATTGAAGATTAACTATTTAAGGTTTCAGTTATTCTCCAATCCTGATTATGTTAAAAAGGTAGAAGAACCAGAAGTGTCAGCGCTTACTTCTGATGACTAA
- a CDS encoding folylpolyglutamate synthase/dihydrofolate synthase family protein yields the protein MFRNAGAGAIKPGLHNTEALCKHLGNPEKKIKTIHVAGTNGKGSSSHMLAAILQSAGYKTGLFTSPHLKSFTERFRINGEEMPEEYVVEFVAKHKDFFEALELSFFEMNVGMAFAYFAEHQTDIAIIETGLGGRLDSTNVITPELSLITNIGYDHQNILGDTLDLIATEKAGIIKSGAPVVVSQTQQDIKHVFESKAAEQQAKLFFADDVYNVSSHERTVRNLKVNVLRDGKEYLTGLTCSLNGLYQTKNIPGVLMAVEVLNQRGFKIDEAHIVKGLCDVVRLTGLKGRWQVLSEKPLVICDTGHNEDGIKNIVAQLQLSCKDKLICILGLMADKDTDKILSLFPNHAYYYFCNAHTPRAMDAETLALKALPHGLIGEVVSDVNKALAAAKERVGEDDLIFIGGSTFLVAELDNL from the coding sequence ATGTTCCGCAATGCAGGCGCGGGGGCTATTAAACCTGGACTGCACAATACAGAAGCCCTTTGTAAGCATTTAGGTAATCCTGAAAAAAAGATTAAAACTATCCATGTTGCCGGTACCAATGGCAAAGGTAGTTCTAGTCACATGCTGGCAGCTATTCTTCAAAGTGCTGGTTATAAAACAGGGTTATTTACCTCTCCTCATTTAAAATCATTTACCGAGCGTTTTAGGATCAATGGCGAAGAAATGCCTGAGGAGTATGTGGTAGAGTTTGTCGCTAAGCATAAGGACTTCTTTGAAGCGCTTGAGCTTTCTTTTTTTGAAATGAATGTGGGAATGGCTTTTGCTTATTTTGCAGAACATCAAACAGACATAGCTATTATAGAGACTGGACTGGGAGGTCGGCTTGACTCCACCAATGTCATCACACCAGAATTGTCCCTCATTACCAACATAGGCTACGATCATCAAAATATCTTAGGAGATACACTGGATCTGATCGCGACTGAAAAAGCGGGTATTATTAAGTCTGGGGCACCGGTAGTGGTTAGCCAGACACAGCAAGATATAAAACATGTTTTTGAGTCAAAAGCAGCGGAGCAGCAAGCAAAGTTGTTTTTTGCAGATGACGTTTATAATGTATCTAGTCATGAGCGTACTGTCCGTAATTTGAAGGTCAATGTTTTACGTGATGGAAAGGAGTATCTCACAGGCCTTACTTGTAGCTTGAATGGATTGTATCAAACCAAGAATATTCCTGGTGTTTTAATGGCTGTGGAGGTTTTAAACCAGCGTGGGTTTAAAATCGATGAAGCACATATAGTTAAAGGCCTTTGTGATGTAGTTCGGTTGACTGGCTTAAAAGGTCGTTGGCAAGTACTGAGTGAAAAGCCGTTGGTGATTTGTGATACAGGGCACAATGAAGATGGTATTAAAAATATAGTGGCGCAATTGCAGCTATCTTGTAAGGATAAACTGATATGCATATTGGGCTTAATGGCCGACAAAGATACAGATAAGATACTTTCGCTTTTCCCTAACCATGCTTATTACTATTTTTGCAATGCCCATACACCAAGAGCAATGGATGCAGAGACGTTGGCTTTAAAAGCGCTTCCACATGGGTTGATAGGTGAAGTGGTATCGGATGTAAACAAAGCCCTGGCTGCCGCAAAAGAAAGGGTAGGGGAAGACGATTTGATTTTTATTGGAGGTAGCACCTTTTTGGTTGCTGAATTAGATAATTTATAA
- a CDS encoding biopolymer transporter ExbD, producing the protein MKFRSKNTVKPEFNMASMTDLIFLLLIFFMLTSNLVTPTALPVNLPSSKEGIIEIQKVNVTVTEDLEYFVNERKVVFSKLEEEIKSSLKGEKYQSGDKTVPVVVLHIDKTVDVEYLVKVAGIVNGLGAKISLATKSE; encoded by the coding sequence ATGAAATTCAGATCGAAAAATACGGTAAAACCTGAATTTAATATGGCATCAATGACAGACCTTATCTTTCTGTTATTGATCTTCTTTATGCTTACTTCCAACTTGGTAACACCTACAGCATTACCTGTAAATTTGCCTTCAAGCAAAGAAGGTATTATTGAAATCCAAAAGGTTAATGTTACCGTTACCGAGGACCTTGAATATTTTGTCAACGAGCGCAAGGTTGTTTTCTCCAAATTAGAGGAAGAAATTAAGTCTTCCTTAAAAGGAGAAAAGTATCAATCAGGTGATAAAACAGTACCTGTTGTAGTGCTTCATATTGACAAAACTGTCGATGTAGAGTATTTGGTGAAGGTTGCAGGTATTGTTAATGGTTTGGGAGCAAAAATTTCATTAGCTACAAAATCTGAATAA